In Castor canadensis chromosome 11, mCasCan1.hap1v2, whole genome shotgun sequence, a single genomic region encodes these proteins:
- the Etv3 gene encoding ETS translocation variant 3 isoform X2, whose translation MKAGCSIVEKPEGGGGYQFPDWAYKTESSPGSRQIQLWHFILELLQKEEFRHVIAWQQGEYGEFVIKDPDEVARLWGRRKCKPQMNYDKLSRALRYYYNKRILHKTKGKRFTYKFNFNKLVMPNYPFINIRSSAPHQA comes from the exons ATGAAAGCAGGCTGTAGCATCGTGGAAAAGCCagaaggaggtggag GGTATCAGTTTCCTGACTGGGCTTACAAAACAGAGTCATCCCCAGGCTCCCGGCAGATCCAGCTGTGGCACTTCATCCTGGAGCTGCTGCAGAAGGAAGAGTTCCGCCATGTCATTGCCTGGCAGCAGGGAGAGTACGGGGAGTTTGTCATCAAGGATCCAGATGAGGTGGCCCGCCTCTGGGGCCGCAGGAAATGCAAACCACAGATGAATTATGACAAGCTGAGCCGGGCCCTCAG ATACTATTACAACAAGAGGATCCTTCATAAAACAAAAGGGAAACGATTTACTTATAAATTTAACTTCAATAAGCTGGTGATGCCCAACTACCCATTCATCAACATTCGGTCAAGTG CCCCTCACCAGGCCTGA
- the Etv3 gene encoding ETS translocation variant 3 isoform X1, producing MKAGCSIVEKPEGGGGYQFPDWAYKTESSPGSRQIQLWHFILELLQKEEFRHVIAWQQGEYGEFVIKDPDEVARLWGRRKCKPQMNYDKLSRALRYYYNKRILHKTKGKRFTYKFNFNKLVMPNYPFINIRSSGVVPQSAPPVPTASSRFHFPPLDAHSPPGDVQPGRFSASSLSASAQESNNGTDRKVELSELEDGSAADWRRGVDLVSSRNAVSGGGIGHQKRKPDIMLPLFTRPGMYPDPHSPFAVSPIPSRGGVLNVPISPALSLTPTIFSYSPSPGLSPFTSSSCFSFNPEEMKHYLHSQACSVFNYHLSPRTFPRYPGLMVPPLQCQMHPEEPTQFSIKLQPPPIGRKNRERMESSEESTPVPAPTLASITPQIKVEPTSEKDPESLKQLVREEEEHCQEEGTVPSRTMEEEKGTIFARPTAPPTWPSIPISTPSEEPLEVTEDSEDRSGKEPSAPEKKEDALMPPKLRLKRRWNDDPEARELSKTGKFLWNGAGPRGLAAAADA from the exons ATGAAAGCAGGCTGTAGCATCGTGGAAAAGCCagaaggaggtggag GGTATCAGTTTCCTGACTGGGCTTACAAAACAGAGTCATCCCCAGGCTCCCGGCAGATCCAGCTGTGGCACTTCATCCTGGAGCTGCTGCAGAAGGAAGAGTTCCGCCATGTCATTGCCTGGCAGCAGGGAGAGTACGGGGAGTTTGTCATCAAGGATCCAGATGAGGTGGCCCGCCTCTGGGGCCGCAGGAAATGCAAACCACAGATGAATTATGACAAGCTGAGCCGGGCCCTCAG ATACTATTACAACAAGAGGATCCTTCATAAAACAAAAGGGAAACGATTTACTTATAAATTTAACTTCAATAAGCTGGTGATGCCCAACTACCCATTCATCAACATTCGGTCAAGTG GTGTGGTTCCTCAGAGTGCACCACCAGTGCCAACAGCCTCTTCCCGGTTCCATTTCCCACCTTTGGATGCCCATTCTCCACCTGGTGATGTGCAGCCAGGGAGGTTCTCTGCTAGCTCCCTGAGTGCTTCTGCCCAGGAGTCAAATAATGGCACTGATAGAAAGGTGGAGCTTTCAGAGCTGGAGGATGGCTCAGCTGCTGACTGGCGCCGGGGCGTGGATCTCGTGTCCTCCCGGAATGCTGTCAGTGGAGGCGGGATTGGCCACCAGAAACGCAAGCCTGACATAATGCTTCCTCTGTTCACTAGGCCAGGGATGTACCCTGACCCCCACAGCCCCTTCGCTGTCTCTCCAATCCCTAGCCGTGGAGGTGTCCTAAATGTCCCCATTTCACCAGCCCTCTCCCTGACTCCCACCATCTTCTCCTATAGCCCCTCACCAGGCCTGAGCCCCTTCACCAGCAGCAGTTGCTTCTCCTTCaacccagaggaaatgaaacacTACCTTCATTCTCAGGCCTGTTCTGTGTTCAACTATCATCTGAGTCCTCGGACTTTTCCCCGTTACCCAGGGCTCATGGTTCCACCACTGCAATGCCAAATGCATCCTGAAGAGCCTACTCAGTTTTCTATCAAGCTGCAGCCCCCACCCATTGGACGGAAGAACCGGGAGAGAATGGAGAGTAGTGAGGAGTCCACACCTGTTCCTGCACCCACCTTGGCTTCTATTACTCCGCAAATTAAGGTGGAGCCCACCTCTGAGAAGGATCCCGAGAGCCTCAAGCAGTTGGTCCGAGAGGAGGAGGAGCACTGTCAAGAAGAGGGCACTGTGCCAAGCAGGAccatggaagaagagaaaggcaCCATCTTTGCCCGCCCCACTGCCCCACCCACCTGGCCCTCTATACCCATTAGCACCCCAAGTGAAGAACCCCTAGAGGTGACTGAAGACAGTGAGGACAGGTCTGGCAAAGAGCCCAGTGCAcctgagaagaaagaagatgCCCTGATGCCCCCAAAACTTCGGTTGAAGCGGCGCTGGAATGATGACCCTGAAGCCCGGGAGCTTAGTAAGACTGGcaagttcctctggaatggggcagGACCCCGGGGCCTCGCAGCAGCCGCCGATGCTTAG